Proteins found in one Planococcus citri chromosome 2, ihPlaCitr1.1, whole genome shotgun sequence genomic segment:
- the Arms gene encoding kinase D-interacting substrate of 220 kDa B isoform X4, protein MVSVSYKTLVEYIHEDNYDDFCTFLNNKRVIVDDRDENGATALHFASSCGKLRFVRELLNHGADPNIPDCDNWCPLGLAAKEGFTDVCLALIDHNAELEHKDIGSWTALIWACYKGREDTVTALVNRGADVNASGVHHVTALMWATGRGHTNIAKFLVSKGAKVTMRDKFGTTALIWAARKGDLEAAKCYLERGANIDASGMYCWTPLIVAAMGNHVEVVEFLIERKANVNCTDKDGCSALTIACREGYYDVAIALLDAGAYINIQDKTRDSNLIYAVKNGHRSITEALLKRYADVNIVGKDNKTAVFYAVEKGNHAILKLLLDAKPDLEIPAKDGDTPMLRAVRYHNYQAVKMLQEAGAKVDVRDKRGDNPLHIAIRARSKTITELLISDVRNAHLLNCPNSVGETPYQIDYDDEKPVMHQIYGARAMNSNAENENSLGYDLYSCALAAILSEPDISMPITIGLYAKWGSGKSFLLNKVKEELKNFSRQWLFPMFEFQWLLSIIIMHLTFFMGIATFLITKEWIYGVYAFSCTTLFFYCWLLLIYYFGTKINFLYTINLMITQKMNCIRLILQIIFCHPPNQASSRSSAVVPIKYYFANQSKVTTTSAGENTVVNIIGSLFDAIENDHGTFPTRLYRAFTPKPAKRQASWAWRRLCCIPSIVLFELNLVSIILLGITLFLQNGIEIFGEFYTETTRNAAIAACAVFIAFCVVSNMYTFAHTFKALMFPQRKHLQKAVANLPNIKSAGFMEALKAEVQLMINMIRCLDGFSKQQSRMVVIIDGLDSCEQDKVLMVLDTVNVLFSEADTPFITFLSIDPFIISKMIEVNSRKLLSETNIGGHDYLRNLVQLPFYLQNSSLRKVKIAQKCSHYQRKSFSNQMLERSDDHVVNRRMSNESGVSSNEKLKVPSSGAGLSALSRNAKGGSRKLKLSDSVASSIASNLNRMGGAQDLTHMLCSDDYFSEINPRSMRRLMNVACVTGRLLKSFQIDFNWYHLASWVNITEQWPYRTTCIILYHDAHEDSLDDSVPLKTVYDKIRNQLPISKEVEPLLEFDRDEKKFNIFLKYHRSSLQVANLRIFLPFTINLDPHIKKVIKEKQQKFEDTTMMAYNGGGDFGLPWLTDNNTQSQPVLNDNPWCNMRKPPFMRREPRVPYKPTINSVLHQPSIPQPFMPTPSPWSGINPAMPAPYVNPINPTGWMFDPVPKSYCAPIASSFIMDKEDLSNVKLVTLSVDGACDLLKNMKELQNSPHLEKYIATIRKNNITGSVLFYCDLDDLKKTMDMTFGDWELFKVLILSLREQQFLHPDPEDTKNVKFHQNVQHQPPSSALERKGSHSKSTTVLNQDQTDNKSRQNSKQSETEKQVTMEDQLICGALQTLNEEACEDVLEETEDTKPKAPILTLPESDADWNEEDEEEELKAIENEKKMNLETDAIVLQSSPVGPSWSPVCTIQNWFTNDIIISNTTDSACSTPTLIRRKSSDRESSCASKCRPSSLLIAKPEDMEEILTLDERKAAHASVIRSCSVDDTNLRRGTYTNLLVDNNDKPQSSLAAPLNGTMPVLTITPALSGSVDDTDDDENTPLVSYTSSPNCGPFRSDNKREVNTKALSSIDLQSPSSVPSSETQETHFHSSTDSLHRTNQETFCSFSYVNERNYKGNTVDNNVKKMFRTNSSGSISEAKYKWSDSETTV, encoded by the exons ATGGTATCTGTAAGCTACAAGACCCTCGTCGAATATATTCACGAAGACAATTACGATGATTTCTGCACCTTCTTGAACAATAAACGAGTCATCGTCGACGACAGAGATGag AACGGAGCCACTGCGTTACATTTCGCTTCATCTTGCGGAAAATTACGTTTTGTTCGTGAACTTTTGAATCATGGCGCAGATCCTAATATTCCAGACTGt GATAACTGGTGCCCATTGGGTTTGGCAGCGAAGGAAGGTTTCACCGATGTTTGTCTGGCGTTAATCGACCATAATGCTGAATTAGAACATAAAGATATC GGTTCATGGACGGCGCTCATATGGGCTTGTTATAAAGGGAGGGAAGATACCGTAACCGCATTGGTGAATAGAGGAGCCGATGTGAATGCCAGCGGAGTTCATCATGTAACCGCTTTAATGTGGGCCACTGGACGAGGCCATACAAATATCGCCAAATTTTTAGTATCAAAAGGCGCCAAAGTTACCATGAGAGATAAATTCGGAACTACTGCGTTAATATGGGCTGCTAGAAAAGGAGATTTAGAAGCTGCGAAATGTTATTTAGAACGTGGTGCTAATATCGATGCTTCCGGAATG TATTGCTGGACACCTTTGATTGTGGCTGCGATGGGAAACCATGTCGAAGTAGTGGAGTTTCTGATCGAACGCAAAGCGAATGTTAATTGTACTGATAAAGATGGCTGTTCTGCGTTAACTATCGCTTGTCGAGAAGGTTACTACGATGTCGCGATTGCATTGTTGGATGCAGGAGCTTATATTAATATTCAG GATAAAACGAGAGATTCAAATCTCATTTATGCTGTCAAAAATGGCCATCGTTCGATTACCGAAGCTCTCTTGAAGAGATATGCAGATGTTAATATTGTGGGAAAA GACAACAAAACTGCAGTTTTTTATGCCGTTGAGAAAGGAAATCACGCTATCTTGAAATTATTGTTGGATGCGAAACCGGATTTAGAAATTCCTGCCAAA GATGGCGACACACCAATGTTACGTGCGGTTAGATACCATAATTATCAAGCAGTGAAAATGTTACAAGAAGCGGGAGCCAAAGTTGATGTTCGAGATAAAAGAGGCGACAATCCTTTACATATAGCGATTAGAGCTAGATCGAAAACAATTACGGAATTATTAATCAGCGATGTAAGAAACGCTCATCTGCTCAATTGTCCTAATAGCGTTGGAGAAACCCCTTATCAAATCGATTACGATGACGAGAAACCGGTGATGCATCAAATATACGGTGCTAGAGCGATGAACTCGAATgccgaaaatgaaaacagtctaGGGTACGATTTATATAGCTGCGCTTTGGCTGCCATTCTCAGCGAGCCGGATATATCGATGCCGATTACAATCGGTCTTTATGCCAAATGGGGTAGCGGAAAGTCTTTCTTATTGAATAAAGTAAAAG aggaattgaagaattttagtCGACAATGGTTGTTTCCGATGTTTGAATTTCAATGGCTTTTGTCTATTATCATTATGCATCTAACTTTTTTTATGGGAATAGCAACATTTTTAATTACCAAAGAGTGGATTTACGGAGTTTATGCGTTTTCATGCaccacattatttttttattgctgGTTActattgatttattattttggaaCCAA gattaattttttatacacgATTAATTTAATGATAACGCAAAAAATGAACTGCATTAGGTTAATATTGCAAATAATCTTCTGCCATCCTCCAAATCAAGCATCCAGCCGGTCATCGGCAGTTGTTCCTATCAA gTATTACTTCGCTAATCAGTCCAAAGTTACTACTACAAGCGCAGGAGAGAATACCGTAGTAAATATCATAGGATCGTTATTCGATGCCATTGAAAACGACCATGGGACTTTTCCTACCCGTCTTTATCGAGCTTTCACTCCGAAACCAG CCAAAAGACAAGCAAGCTGGGCTTGGAGAAGATTATGTTGTATTCCGAGCATCGTATTATTCGAATTGAATTTAGTCAGTATTATTTTACTCGGTATTACGTTGTTTTTGCAAAACGGCATAGA aatttttggagaattttacaCGGAAACAACAAGAAATGCCGCAATAGCAGCTTGTGCCGTATTCATAGCGTTTTGCGTTGTCTCAAATATGTACACCTTTGCTCACACTTTCAAAGCTCTGATGTTCCCTCAACGAAAACATTTACAAAAAGCTGTCGCCAATTTACCAAATATAAAATCAGCCGGTTTCATGGAAGCTCTCAAAGCCGAAGTTCAATTAATGATTAATATG ATACGTTGCTTAGACGGATTTTCGAAGCAGCAGTCTCGTATGGTTGTGATAATTGATGGCTTGGATAGCTGCGAACAAGATAAAGTATTGATGGTATTAGATACTGTGAATGTGTTGTTTTCAGAAGCTGATACTCCTTTCATTACTTTCCTGTCAATCGATCCTTTTATCATTTCTAAG ATGATTGAAGTGAACAGTCGTAAATTACTAAGCGAAACCAATATCGGAGGCCATGACTATTTACGAAACCTCGTCCAGTTACCATTTTACTTGCAAAATTCTAGCTTAAGGAAagttaaaattgctcaaaaatgtaGTCATTATCAAaggaaaagtttttcaaatcaGATGCTCGAACGATCCGACGAT catGTAGTTAATAGAAGAATGTCCAACGAATCTGGTGTCAGcagtaatgaaaaattgaaagtacctTCCAGCGGCGCTGGCTTATCAGCGCTCTCTCGAAATGCCAAAGGCGGTTCGAGAAAGTTGAAGCTTAGTGATAGTGTGGCCAGTAGCATCGCTAGTAATTTGAATAGAATGGGAGGTGCTCAAGATCTTACCCATATGCTCTGCTCTGATGATTACTTCAGTGAAATTAATCCAAGAAGTATGAGAAGACTGATGAACGTAGCCTGTGTGACAG gacgtTTGTTGAAATcgtttcaaattgatttcaactGGTATCATCTAGCTTCTTGGGTCAATATCACCGAACAGTGGCCATACAGAACAACTTGCATTATTTTATATCACGACGCCCACGAAGACAGTTTAGACGATTCTGTACCTTTGAAAACTGTCTACGATAA gattcgAAATCAATTGCCCATCTCTAAAGAAGTGGAACCTTTATTGGAATTCGAcagagatgagaaaaaattcaatatatttttaaaatatcatcgatCCAGCTTACAAGTGGCCAATCTGAgaatatttttaccatttacAATAAATCTCGACCCACatatcaaaaaagtaatcaaagAGAAACAACAGAAATTCGAAGATACGACGATGATGGCGTACAATGGCGGCGGTGATTTTGGATTACCGTGGTTGACCGATAATAATACTCAAAGTCAACCGGTGCTAAACGATAATCCTTGGTGTAATATGAGAAAACCGCCTTTTATGCGACGTGAA CCACGTGTACCGTATAAACCAACAATAAATTCTGTGCTACATCAACCCTCCATACCTCAACCTTTTATGCCAACACCTTCTCCTTGGAGTGGTATTAATCCTGCGATGCCTGCACCTTATGTGAATCCGATTAACCCAACCGGTTGGATGTTTGATCCAGTGCCCAAGTCTTACTGTGCTCCTATTGCTTCTTCGTTTATAATG gACAAGGAGGATTTATCGAATGTGAAATTAGTAACATTGAGTGTCGACGGCGCATGCgatctgttgaaaaatatgaaagagTTGCAGAATAGTCCGCACTTGGAAAAATATATAGCAACtatcagaaaaaataatattaccgGTTCCGTATTATTTTACTGCGATTTAGATGATTTGAAAAAG accatGGATATGACGTTCGGAGATTGGGAGTTATTCAAAGTATTAATATTAAGTTTAAGAGAACAACAATTCTTGCATCCTGATCCCGAAGacacaaaaaatgtaaaatttcatcaaaacgtTCAGCACCAACCTCCGAGCAGTGCTCTCGAAAGAAAAG gttCACATTCGAAAAGTACCACCGTACTGAATCAGGATCAAACTGATAACAAATCAAGACAAAACTCAAAACAATCGGAAACTGAGAAACAA GTCACCATGGAAGATCAACTGATTTGCGGAGCTTTGCAAACGTTAAACGAAGAAGCCTGTGAAGACGTACTCGAAGAAACCGAAGACACCAAACCAAAAGCGCCTATTTTAACGTTACCTGAAAGCGACGCAG aCTGGAAtgaagaagatgaagaagaagaactCAAAGCgatcgaaaatgaaaagaaaatgaatttggaaacgGATGCCATTGTTttacaa AGCTCACCTGTTGGTCCAAGTTGGTCACCAGTTTGCACTATTCAAAATTGGTTCACTAACGATATTATTATTTCTAATACAACTGATTCGGCATGTAGTACGCCTACTCTGATTAGAAGAAAATCCAGTGATCGG GAATCATCTTGTGCTAGTAAATGCAGACCATCATCTTTGCTAATAGCCAAACCCGAAGATATGGAAGAGATATTGACCCTCGATGAGAGAAAAGCTGCTCATGCTTCGGTTATAAGATCGTGCTCTGTGGACGATACCAATTTAAGG cgAGGAACGTACACCAATTTACTCGTTGATAACAACGATAAACCGCAGAGTTCATTAGCTGCGCCATTAAATGGTACTATGCCAGTTTTAACCATCACACCAGCTCTGAGTGGATCTGTCGATGACACCGATGATGATGAGAACACTCCCTTAGTTTCTTATACATCTTCTCCTAACTGTGGTCCGTTTCGTAG CGATAACAAAAGAGAAGTAAACACGAAGGCGTTAAGTTCTATTGATCTACAGTCTCCATCATCGGTTCCAAGTTCAGAAACCCAAGAAACTCATTTTCATTCTAGTACGGATTCTTTGCATAGGACAAATCAGGAaactttttgttcattttcatacGTTAATGAACGTAACTACAAAGGCAATACGGTTGacaataatgtgaaaaaaatgttccgCACCAATTCTTCCGGAAGTATAAGTGAAGCTAAGTATAAATGGAGTGATTCGGAAACTACGGTCTGA